Sequence from the Nocardia brasiliensis genome:
ATGATCGTGCCGTCGATCATGTCGCCGGAAACGATGTGCAGCGGGATGTTTCGTTCGGCGAGCAGCGGAATCATCGCGCGCAGTGCGTCTTCCCCGGCGCGCTTGCTCGCGGCGATGGGCTCGTAGTCGGCGGGCACCGGCTTGCGTCCATGGAAATGCGCCTGGTGACTGGTGACGAACACGATCCTGGATCCGGAAGGCATGTGCGGCAACGCGAGTCGCACCAGCCGGGTCTGCGCGTCCCGGTTGATCGCCATGGCGTACCCGGGCGCGGCCTGGCGTTCCAGCCCGCCCGAGGCGTTCAGCACGAGCACGTCGAGCCGCCCGAACCGCGCGACGATGTCATCGATGAGCGCCCGGGTGGAGTCCGCGTCGGAGATGTCGGCGCCCGCGGTGGACGCACTACCCCCGGCGGCGCCGATCGCGTCGGCAATGGCCTTGGCGCGCTTGAGCTTTTCGCGATAGTTGATGATCACGTGATCACCACCGGCCGCCAGGATCCTGGCCGTTTCCGCGCCGATGCCGCGGGACGCGCCCGTGATCAGGACGACCCTCTGTCCGTCTGCTTCGCCCACCGTCGCCCTCTCGATCGCGGACCGGACGGCCCGCAGGATTGCTTCTAATTCAGAACCACTATGGTAGTTCTAAATGAGAAGTGCAAACGGGGCGACGCCACCCAACGGCGGGCGAGATCCGGCGAACGCGCCGATCCTCGCCGCGATGGATCTGCTGGGTCAGCGCTGGATGCTGCGCGTCCTGTGGGAGTTGGAACCGGGCCGCCTCGGCTTTCTCGAGCTGCGCCGCCGCATGGACAACTGCTCGTCGAGCATGCTCTCGGTCCGGCTCCAGCATCTGCAAACCGCGGGCCTGATCGTCAAGAACGCGGACAAGTCCTACGAGTTGACCACCGCCGGAACCGAACTCACCGCCGCGCTGCACCCGCTGTGGGCCTGGTCCCGGCACTGGGCCCCCGGCGAGGGCGAAACGGCGGTTTGACCTTCGGCCTACCTGAGACTTCATGATGGCCGGGTGGCCGAGTCCGACAGATTGATCACCATCGGGGTGCTCGCGCGAGCCAGCGGGCTCACCGCGAGCGCGCTGCGCTTCTACGACGACTGCGGGCTGCTGGTGCCCGCCCGGGTAGACCCGCTCACCGGCTATCGGTACTACACCGAGGACCAACGCGACCGCGCGACACTGATCCGCAGGCTGCGGTCCATCGAGGTACCGCTCGAGTCGATCGCCGAGATCCTGACCGGCGACGCCCGCCGCGCCGAGCGACTACTGGATCGGCACGTGTCCGAGCTGCACCGGCGAGCCCGCGCGGCCGCCCGCGCGGCCGCGACGATCAAGCGGGAACTGGCCGCCGCACCGGCCGGCGACCGGGTCACCCTGCCCGCGGCGGTGCTCGCGGCGGCGTTGCGGCAGGTGCGCGGCGCGGCGGCGACCGATCCCGAGTTCCCGGTGCTGACAGGCATTCAGCTCGAAGCGACCGCGGCGTCGCTGACGCTGACCGCCACCGATCGGTATCGACTCACGACCAGGAGCGTCGTACCGCGACAGTCGCACGGCACTGACTGGTCGCTGGTCCTCGACACACGCGAGCTCGATCCGATCATCGACTGGCTCGACACCCTCGACTACATCGTCGCGGCGCCGACGGATCACGGCCTGCTGCTCAGCGCCGACGAACAGCGCTGCTACGCCGTCCTCGACGAGCGGTTCCCGGACTATCGCGCGATGCTCGGCGCGCTCGCACCCGCTCGGCAGCGTGTGCTCACGGCGCGCGGCGCCCTGCTGGCAGCGCTCGAAAGCTCCGCTGCCACAGTTCGATTCGAGGCCAGCGCCGCCGCGCTCACGATTTCGGACGAACACGGCGCAGTGCGCGGACTGCCCGCCGAGAGCATCGGACCCGATCTCGGCCTGACCTTCGCCACCGCGACGCTGCGCCCCGCGATCCAAAGCGCCCTCGGCCCGGATCTCATGTTCGACATCGCGGCCGCCGACCAGCCGGTCGTCGTCCGCTCCGCCACCGACGGCGACCTCACCACGCTCGTGATGCCGACCCGCCCGAACACCCCACCGGAAGGAACCCCATGACCACGACCGACACCACCATGGACGCCATCACCCACGCGGTGGAACTCGGCCGGGCCGGTCAGCCCGGCGACGCCCGTACCGCACTGCTGGCGATCTGGGATTCCTTCGGCCCCCAGGGAGATCCACTGCATCGCTGCACCCTCGCGCACTACCTGGCCGACCTGCACGACGATCCGGCCGAGGCGCTCGCCTGGGATATCCGCGCCCTCGACGCCGCCGACAGCCTGACCGACAGCCGTGCCCAGCAATACCACCCGTCCCTGCGGGTCGGCGGGTTCTATCCGTCGCTGCACCTGAATCTCGCGGACAACTACCGCAGGCTCGGCTCGTTCGACGCGGCCCGCCGCGAGATCGAGGCCACCCGCTCGGCATTGCCGGAACTCCCGGACGGCCCCTACCGCACGATGATTCGCACCGCGTTCGACGAAGTGGAAGCAGCGGTGCAGGCCCGGGACACCGCACGGCGCCCATCGGCCCCGACCGGCCGACCGGACTGACCGGACGCCGGCGTCGGAACCGAACCCGGGTCATATCACGAAGAATGGTGCGACCCGCTCGGTGCGCGCACCCATCTACTAGGCCGCACGCTCGCAAATTTAGGCGGTATGCGAAGCCGCCGGGAACCAACAGGTTTAGGCTGTGCGCCGTGGTCGAACCCCAACCGCCAATCGCACCCCATCCCGGCATCGCCCCGTTGGCTCCGCTGCTCGGCACCTGGCGCGGCAACGGACACGGCGAATACCCGACCATCGAGCCGTTCGACTACCTGGAAGAAGTCCGGTTCGGTCATCTCGGCCGCCCGTTCCTCACCTACCGGCAGCGCACCCGCGCGGCCGACGACGGCCGCCCGTTGCACGCCGAAACCGGATATCTGCGCTGCCCGAGCCCGGATCGGGTGGAGTTGATCCTGGCCCATCCCACCGGGATCACCGAAATATGCGAGGGCGCGCTGACCGTCGACGACGGTGCGCTGCACCTGGAATTCGATTCGACCAGCATCGGCCGCACCAGCACCGCGAAACTCGTTACCGCGCTCGGCCGTACCTTCCAGGTCAAGGGCGACACCATCGATTACACGGTGCGCATGGCCGCGGTCGGCGAGCCGCTGCAGCATCACCTCGCCGCCACCCTGATCCGCGCCGAGTAGCCGGAGAACTCGCTCGCGGCGTTTCGATGGAACCGAACGTCGTCGTGTCGCGTCGAACCTGTATCGGACCCGGACGGCCGCGCCCAGTGCCTCGTCCGGCGTAGCCGATCCGGTACCGCAGGACGCGACGGGAGGACCGATGGCCGAAGAGCTCCACGTACGGCCCGATCAGCTGGACGAGCTCGCCGCCACGCTGCGCGGTCTGGCGGGCCAGGCCGGCTCCGCGCGGGACTATGTGGCCACCTGGTTCGTCTTCGGCTCGCACGACGGCCGGATCTACGCGCAGGTCGAAGCGATGCTCGACGGGATGCGCCGCAATCTCGAGGCCGAGTACGGCACTTTGCGGACCGCGAGCGAGGCCGCGGCGAGCGCGCTCAGCAAGAGTGCCCAGGCGCACCGAGACACCGATTCGGCCACGGCACAGCGCCTGAGCGCCGCCGGTGTCGAGGACCCGAGATGACCGGCCCGGCGGCGGCTTTACGCAGTCCCGAGGCCGCCGATCCGCTGCCCGGCTGGATTCCGTTCTTCGTCGCCGGCGACTACATCGCCCCGGCCTACTACATCGGACAGGCCGTCCAAAGCATCACCGGGACCGATGTTTTCGGTCTGGCCTCGGAGTTCGTCGCCGGTGACTGGGCGGGCGTCGAGCAGGCCGCCGACGCCGCCGGGAAGCTGGCCGGATTCGATGCCGCTTTCCACGAGGCGCTCGACACCGAGGGCAGGCACCTGCTCGCACGGACGTGGCACGGCAGCGCGGCCGACCAGGCGCGCGACCACTGCCACCAGCTCGCGAGCACCGTCGAACGCCAGTGCAAGGCGCGCCAAGAGATCGCGCGCGCACTGCACGGCATCGGCAACGCCATGCTCGACCTGGCTCGCCTGCTCGGCGACCTGCTCCAGGACATCGTCGACCGGACGATCATGTGGCTGGTCGAGATGGCCGCCGCCGCAACGCTGTCCACCACGCGCGACGGCGGGGCCCGCGCGGTGGCCGCCGCGCACGCCGGGCTGATCTTCGCCGGGTTCGAGCAGATCCTGACGGTGACCACCGGCGCGTGCAAAACCGTCGTCGATCTCGGGGCGACCGCGTTGGCGCTGTCCAGCAGCCGCACGGACGCGCCACCGTCGCCGGGCGCCGCGACCATCGCCTCGGGAGCGTGATCGCATGCCACAGCAACCCGAGGTCGTCTTCGATGTGGCGCGCGGTGATCTCGGTGCGGCGCGTCACCTGCGGCGATCACTCGAGGTGCTCGCGGCCTCGGCCACCGACCCGCAGCTGCGCCGCCACCTCACCGAGGTACTCGCCGGGCGGGCGAGCATGCGGGAGTTCGGCCGTTCCGAGACGTTCGCGCGGCTGCTCGACGGCATCGCGCAGGACATGTTCCACCGAGCGGGCGCGATGCCGGCCGCCGAGCGCGAACGGCTGGCCGCGCTCGGCCGGGCGGAACTGGATCAGCTGCGCGAAACCGACGAGCCTGCCACGGCCCCGACCACCGGCGTCCCGGGCAGCCACGCTCCCGACCCGGACGACAGCTACTTCGAGGGGCATCGGCACCTCGGCTGGCTCGAGTAGCCGCGACCGGAACCTGCGACGGAGGCGGTGCGGATGCCGGGGCGCGGCACGTCGCGGTTTTACTGCCATGCGTTTCGGCCGCGAGTCGCACCGGTGAATCGCGAGTCGCACCGGCGAATACCGAAATATGGCTCGCCCCGGCGCGATTGAGCACGACGCACGCTCGCTGTCCGATTGCGCTCGACGCCCGACCGTTCCGGCATTCCCCATCACCCGCGCCGAACATTTCGACGGTACCGCCACGGCGGCAAACAGGATTCGTCGCCCGCGTCGGCAATCGCGGCGTTCGATCCGACGACAACACCCGGCGAGCGTTTCCCGTCCCGGATTTCCCTCTTCGAAATAGCCCGTCGGCAAATCGACACCGACCTCGCTCCGGGGGATCATCTCCCGCACCGTGAGCAATCCGTGACAAATCCGACACCGAAACCGAGCAGCGCCGATTCCGAAAGGGACAATTCGTCACCACCCGCGATTACGGCCCGCGCACGAAACAAACCGCCTCGGCAAAATCCGGATACCGTCCGCCGGACAGCGGTGCGCACATAATTTTCTCTGCCCGAATCGACCGTTCCGTGTACTTGTTCCAGCATCGGCCGATTTCGCGACAATCCGGCGCGACGTCTGGGTAGTCTCACCGCAGACCCTTCCAGAATGTGACCCGCGCCACTTCGGTCCGCGATGCGCTATCGGACACATGTCCCTGTTCCCCGAAACGCATCCACATTACGGTTCGATAAATCAGCAAACTTTCAGTCAACTTCGCGTGGCAATCCCACCCGAACCAGGAAAGAACCTTCCCCCCCGTCGACACCCCTGACCCGAGGGAGCCGAACAATGAAGCGTTCCACCACGATTCTGGCCAGCGTCGCGATCATTCTCGGTGGCGCGGCGACCGTCGAAATTCTGGACGGCGGCGACGCCGGCGCCATCATCCTGGAGCACGGCGCGACCACCAGCAATCAGCAGGCAGGGCCCGGCGTCGCGCAGCGATAGCGGTCAGTAGCCGCCGGGCAGCGCGGCGAACATATCGCGGGTGACCGCGACCGCGTTGTC
This genomic interval carries:
- a CDS encoding WXG100 family type VII secretion target, which gives rise to MTGPAAALRSPEAADPLPGWIPFFVAGDYIAPAYYIGQAVQSITGTDVFGLASEFVAGDWAGVEQAADAAGKLAGFDAAFHEALDTEGRHLLARTWHGSAADQARDHCHQLASTVERQCKARQEIARALHGIGNAMLDLARLLGDLLQDIVDRTIMWLVEMAAAATLSTTRDGGARAVAAAHAGLIFAGFEQILTVTTGACKTVVDLGATALALSSSRTDAPPSPGAATIASGA
- a CDS encoding winged helix-turn-helix transcriptional regulator, whose protein sequence is MRSANGATPPNGGRDPANAPILAAMDLLGQRWMLRVLWELEPGRLGFLELRRRMDNCSSSMLSVRLQHLQTAGLIVKNADKSYELTTAGTELTAALHPLWAWSRHWAPGEGETAV
- a CDS encoding peroxynitrite isomerase translates to MVEPQPPIAPHPGIAPLAPLLGTWRGNGHGEYPTIEPFDYLEEVRFGHLGRPFLTYRQRTRAADDGRPLHAETGYLRCPSPDRVELILAHPTGITEICEGALTVDDGALHLEFDSTSIGRTSTAKLVTALGRTFQVKGDTIDYTVRMAAVGEPLQHHLAATLIRAE
- a CDS encoding MerR family transcriptional regulator, with translation MAESDRLITIGVLARASGLTASALRFYDDCGLLVPARVDPLTGYRYYTEDQRDRATLIRRLRSIEVPLESIAEILTGDARRAERLLDRHVSELHRRARAAARAAATIKRELAAAPAGDRVTLPAAVLAAALRQVRGAAATDPEFPVLTGIQLEATAASLTLTATDRYRLTTRSVVPRQSHGTDWSLVLDTRELDPIIDWLDTLDYIVAAPTDHGLLLSADEQRCYAVLDERFPDYRAMLGALAPARQRVLTARGALLAALESSAATVRFEASAAALTISDEHGAVRGLPAESIGPDLGLTFATATLRPAIQSALGPDLMFDIAAADQPVVVRSATDGDLTTLVMPTRPNTPPEGTP
- a CDS encoding SDR family oxidoreductase, with the protein product MGEADGQRVVLITGASRGIGAETARILAAGGDHVIINYREKLKRAKAIADAIGAAGGSASTAGADISDADSTRALIDDIVARFGRLDVLVLNASGGLERQAAPGYAMAINRDAQTRLVRLALPHMPSGSRIVFVTSHQAHFHGRKPVPADYEPIAASKRAGEDALRAMIPLLAERNIPLHIVSGDMIDGTIIVQLLERRNPDAVSARRDQAPLPTVTEFATAVAEATTSTAESGHTTYVGGPDYLADVG
- a CDS encoding type VII secretion target, with the translated sequence MAEELHVRPDQLDELAATLRGLAGQAGSARDYVATWFVFGSHDGRIYAQVEAMLDGMRRNLEAEYGTLRTASEAAASALSKSAQAHRDTDSATAQRLSAAGVEDPR